In Synechococcus sp. A18-25c, a single window of DNA contains:
- the panB gene encoding 3-methyl-2-oxobutanoate hydroxymethyltransferase, with the protein MRASDLIRFKQTGQTITILTAWDALSSSLVEAAGADVVLVGDSLAMVSLGHSTTLPVTLEQMLLHTQAVCRGFRKALADQPLVITDLPFLSYQCGLDRAVAAAGSLLKQSDAAGVKVEGAEPETVAVIERLVRTGIPVMGHLGLTPQAVHRLGYRRQAQDPRSQDRLLQQAMELESAGCFALVLEHVPTELAGRVRRQLSIPVIGIGAGPDCDGQVCVTADLLGLTASQPPFSQARMDGRGLGINALRSWLEEQRQQTPPPTTPPAPPAPHC; encoded by the coding sequence TTGCGCGCCTCCGACCTGATCCGGTTCAAGCAGACCGGGCAAACGATCACCATTCTCACGGCCTGGGATGCCCTGAGCTCATCCCTTGTGGAGGCGGCCGGCGCTGATGTGGTGTTGGTGGGCGACTCCCTCGCCATGGTCAGCCTTGGTCACAGCACCACACTGCCGGTCACGCTCGAGCAGATGCTGCTACACACGCAGGCGGTCTGCCGGGGCTTTCGGAAAGCACTGGCGGATCAACCGCTCGTGATCACCGATCTGCCGTTCCTGAGCTATCAGTGCGGTCTTGATCGCGCTGTTGCTGCTGCAGGCAGCCTGCTGAAGCAGTCCGACGCTGCCGGTGTGAAGGTGGAAGGTGCCGAACCGGAGACTGTGGCCGTCATCGAACGGTTGGTCCGCACCGGTATCCCCGTGATGGGCCATCTGGGCCTCACACCTCAGGCCGTTCACCGTTTGGGTTACAGGCGACAAGCCCAGGATCCCCGCAGCCAAGACCGCCTCCTCCAGCAAGCCATGGAACTGGAATCAGCCGGGTGCTTCGCCTTGGTGCTGGAACACGTTCCAACGGAGCTTGCCGGCCGCGTCAGGCGTCAACTGAGCATCCCCGTGATCGGCATTGGCGCGGGGCCGGATTGTGATGGCCAGGTCTGCGTGACAGCAGATCTTCTTGGTCTCACAGCCTCACAACCCCCCTTCAGCCAGGCACGAATGGATGGTCGTGGCCTTGGCATCAACGCCCTGCGGAGCTGGCTGGAGGAACAGCGTCAACAGACACCTCCTCCCACCACGCCACCAGCTCCACCAGCACCGCATTGCTGA
- a CDS encoding coproporphyrinogen-III oxidase family protein gives MTAPAPRSAYIHIPFCHRRCFYCDFAVVPLGDQADAAGGPGSRSIALYLDQLLEEIDLSPAGPPLATVYIGGGTPSLLTPDQVGQVLQALRQRFGLQKGAEISLEMDPASFERLDLNALAQQGVNRVSLGGQSFDDEVLASLGRRHRRADLLEACGWLQAAVVQGCLVSWSLDLIRNLPDQTDVAWADQLDQALASKAPHLSIYDLSLEPGTVFSRLEQRGDLQMPDEDGAADRIAATSERLSRAGYCRYEISNFALPGHASRHNRVYWSGAGWWAFGLGATSAPWGERLARPRTREAYGDWLQEQRLQGPDRSLVQATASPLSLEDRLLVGLRRHEGVDLIRQASCCGWSAADCRRWLPSLEQRWEPFRQAGLMQCHGSRWRLTDPLGMAVSNAVLVELVAWWEEVSVDAVPPASSAGR, from the coding sequence ATGACCGCACCCGCGCCTCGAAGCGCCTACATCCACATCCCCTTCTGCCATCGGCGCTGCTTTTACTGCGACTTCGCCGTGGTTCCGCTGGGTGATCAGGCCGACGCTGCTGGAGGGCCCGGCAGCCGTTCGATCGCGCTGTACCTCGACCAGTTGCTTGAGGAGATCGATCTATCGCCTGCAGGACCACCCCTGGCCACGGTGTACATCGGGGGCGGTACACCATCGCTGCTCACACCCGACCAGGTGGGTCAGGTGCTCCAAGCCCTGCGTCAGCGCTTTGGGCTGCAAAAGGGAGCGGAGATCAGTCTGGAAATGGACCCCGCCAGTTTTGAACGGCTGGATCTCAACGCTCTCGCCCAGCAGGGGGTCAATCGGGTGAGCCTGGGTGGACAGAGCTTTGACGATGAGGTCCTCGCCTCTTTGGGGCGTCGCCATCGCCGTGCGGATCTGCTGGAGGCTTGCGGTTGGTTGCAAGCAGCGGTGGTTCAGGGTTGTCTCGTTAGCTGGAGTCTTGATCTGATCCGCAACCTGCCTGATCAGACCGATGTTGCTTGGGCGGATCAGTTGGACCAGGCACTGGCGTCGAAGGCTCCACATCTTTCGATTTACGACCTCAGCTTGGAGCCCGGCACGGTGTTTTCCCGTCTGGAACAGCGCGGCGATCTGCAGATGCCCGATGAGGATGGTGCGGCGGATCGCATTGCTGCCACCAGCGAGCGGCTGTCACGGGCTGGCTATTGCCGCTACGAAATTTCCAATTTTGCTTTGCCTGGTCACGCCTCCCGTCACAACCGGGTGTATTGGAGCGGCGCCGGTTGGTGGGCTTTTGGGCTGGGGGCCACCAGTGCTCCTTGGGGAGAACGCTTGGCCCGTCCTCGTACGCGTGAGGCCTATGGGGACTGGCTGCAAGAGCAGCGCCTTCAAGGCCCGGATCGCTCATTGGTGCAGGCCACGGCCTCACCGCTGTCTCTGGAGGATCGTTTGCTGGTGGGCCTGAGGCGGCATGAAGGTGTCGATCTCATCCGCCAGGCAAGCTGCTGCGGTTGGAGCGCAGCGGACTGTCGTCGTTGGTTGCCCTCACTGGAGCAGCGATGGGAGCCATTTCGGCAGGCCGGCTTGATGCAATGCCATGGATCGAGGTGGCGTCTGACCGATCCTTTGGGCATGGCCGTCAGCAATGCGGTGCTGGTGGAGCTGGTGGCGTGGTGGGAGGAGGTGTCTGTTGACGCTGTTCCTCCAGCCAGCTCCGCAGGGCGTTGA
- a CDS encoding PIN/TRAM domain-containing protein: MVEALIIILFLISGAATGWMGVHLLPQELLDDVNPQEVRLGLSAAGAVVGLIAGRVFRGLRQQLMNQVRTMPTDLLVSRAVGLILGLLVANLLLAPILLLPLAGASSLVKPLAAILSNVFFGVLGYNLAEVHGRTLLRLFNPTSTEALLVADGVLTPATAKILDTSVIIDGRIRGMIGCGLLEGKVIVAETVIDEMQQLADSNNLEKRGKGRRGLKLLNELREAYDKRLVINTTRYDGAGTDDRLLQLTEDTGGTLVTADFNLAQVARVKKLKVMNLSELVIALRPEVQPGDELNLKIVREGKEDHQGVAYLEDGTMVVVENAREAIGERRSVIITGALQNPSGRMVFGRLDQEGTPVSSAKGTATGKTARKTKRNERPTSGSR; encoded by the coding sequence ATGGTTGAAGCGCTCATCATCATTTTGTTTCTGATTTCCGGTGCAGCCACCGGATGGATGGGCGTGCACCTGCTCCCGCAGGAACTTTTGGATGACGTCAATCCTCAAGAGGTGCGTTTGGGCTTGAGCGCTGCCGGCGCCGTGGTGGGTCTAATCGCGGGTCGGGTGTTCCGCGGACTGCGCCAGCAACTGATGAATCAGGTGCGGACCATGCCCACCGATTTGCTCGTCAGCAGGGCCGTGGGTTTGATTCTCGGCCTACTTGTCGCCAATCTGCTGCTGGCGCCCATCCTGCTGCTGCCCCTCGCCGGCGCCAGTTCTCTGGTCAAACCGCTCGCCGCCATTCTGAGCAATGTGTTTTTCGGCGTGCTGGGTTACAACCTCGCTGAGGTGCATGGCCGCACCTTGCTGCGTCTGTTCAACCCCACCTCAACCGAAGCTCTGCTGGTGGCGGATGGAGTGCTGACGCCTGCCACGGCCAAGATCCTCGACACGAGTGTGATCATCGATGGCCGCATTCGCGGAATGATCGGTTGTGGCCTGCTGGAAGGAAAGGTGATTGTGGCGGAAACGGTCATCGACGAGATGCAACAGCTGGCCGACTCCAACAACCTGGAAAAACGCGGCAAAGGCCGACGCGGACTCAAGCTGCTCAATGAGCTGCGAGAGGCCTACGACAAACGCCTGGTGATCAACACCACCCGTTACGACGGCGCCGGCACCGACGACCGTCTGCTTCAGCTCACAGAAGACACCGGCGGCACCTTGGTCACCGCAGATTTCAACCTGGCCCAGGTGGCTCGCGTCAAAAAGCTCAAGGTGATGAATCTGAGCGAACTGGTTATCGCCCTGAGGCCCGAGGTGCAACCCGGCGATGAGCTGAATCTCAAGATTGTCAGGGAAGGCAAGGAAGACCATCAGGGGGTGGCTTACCTCGAAGACGGCACGATGGTGGTGGTGGAAAACGCCCGCGAGGCCATCGGAGAACGTCGCTCGGTGATCATTACCGGCGCCCTTCAGAACCCCAGTGGCCGCATGGTGTTCGGCCGTCTCGACCAGGAGGGAACACCGGTCAGCTCCGCCAAGGGGACAGCCACGGGAAAAACCGCCCGTAAAACCAAGCGCAATGAACGTCCAACCTCAGGATCCCGCTAG
- a CDS encoding ATP-dependent Clp protease proteolytic subunit yields MTTSAPYYGDSSVMRTPPPDLPSLLLKERIVYLGLPLFSDDNTKRQVGLDVTELIIAQLLYLEFDNPEKPIYFYINSTGTSWYTGDAIGFETEAFAICDTLRYIKPPIHTICIGQAMGTAAVILSAGTKGQRAALPHASIVLHQPRSGAQGQATDIQIRAKEVLHNKRAMLEILSANTGRSVEELSKDSDRMSYLTPEQAKDYGLIDRVLSSRKELPAPVPAA; encoded by the coding sequence ATGACCACATCAGCTCCCTACTACGGCGATTCATCGGTGATGCGGACCCCGCCTCCAGACCTGCCGTCTCTGTTGCTGAAAGAGCGGATTGTGTATCTCGGTCTGCCCTTGTTCTCTGATGACAACACCAAGCGTCAGGTCGGTTTGGATGTCACTGAGCTGATCATTGCTCAGTTGCTGTATCTGGAATTCGACAATCCGGAAAAACCGATTTACTTCTATATCAACTCCACAGGCACCAGCTGGTACACCGGCGATGCCATCGGCTTCGAGACCGAAGCGTTCGCCATCTGCGACACCCTCCGTTACATCAAACCCCCCATTCACACCATCTGCATCGGTCAGGCCATGGGCACCGCTGCAGTGATCCTTTCCGCTGGAACCAAAGGTCAGCGTGCTGCGCTGCCTCACGCCTCCATCGTGTTGCACCAACCGCGCAGTGGTGCCCAGGGCCAAGCCACGGACATTCAGATCCGCGCCAAAGAAGTGCTCCATAACAAGCGGGCCATGCTGGAAATCCTGTCCGCCAACACCGGACGGAGCGTTGAGGAACTCTCGAAAGACTCCGACCGGATGAGCTATCTCACCCCCGAGCAGGCCAAGGACTACGGCCTCATTGATCGCGTGCTCAGCAGCCGCAAAGAGCTGCCGGCTCCGGTGCCTGCCGCCTGA
- a CDS encoding ATP-dependent Clp protease proteolytic subunit: MPIGTPSVPYRLPGSQMERWVDIYTRLGVERILFLGSEVNDAIANSLVAQMLYLDSEDSSKPIYLYINSPGGSVTAGLAIYDTMQYVKSDVVTICVGLAASMGAFLLAAGTKGKRLALPHSRIMIHQPLGGTAQRQASDIEIEAREILRMKEMLNRSMAEMSGQSFDKIEKDTDRDYFLSSEEAKDYGLIDRVISHPNEA, encoded by the coding sequence ATGCCCATCGGAACCCCCAGCGTGCCCTACCGACTTCCTGGTAGCCAGATGGAGCGCTGGGTTGACATCTACACACGTCTTGGCGTCGAACGCATCCTGTTCCTCGGATCGGAGGTCAACGATGCGATCGCCAACAGCCTCGTGGCCCAGATGCTCTACCTCGATTCAGAGGACAGCAGCAAGCCGATCTATCTCTACATCAATTCCCCCGGGGGTTCGGTGACGGCTGGTCTGGCCATCTACGACACCATGCAGTACGTCAAAAGTGACGTGGTCACCATCTGTGTGGGATTGGCTGCGTCGATGGGTGCCTTCCTGCTCGCTGCAGGCACCAAAGGCAAGCGCTTGGCCCTGCCCCACAGCCGCATCATGATTCACCAACCCCTGGGTGGCACTGCGCAGCGCCAGGCGAGTGACATCGAAATCGAAGCGCGCGAAATTCTGCGGATGAAGGAAATGCTCAACCGTTCGATGGCGGAAATGAGCGGGCAGAGCTTCGACAAGATCGAGAAAGACACTGACCGTGACTACTTTCTCAGCAGCGAGGAAGCCAAAGACTATGGACTGATCGATCGTGTGATCTCCCATCCCAACGAAGCTTGA
- the ilvC gene encoding ketol-acid reductoisomerase: MAQLFYDSDADLSLLNGKTVAIVGYGSQGHAHALNLKDSGVNVVVGLYDGSRSAEKAKADGLEVLSVADASAKADWIMVLLPDEFQKDVYETEIAPHLSAGKVLSFAHGFNIRFELIKPPADVDVVMIAPKGPGHTVRWEYQNGQGVPALFAIEQDASGHARGLAMAYAKGIGGTRAGILETNFKEETETDLFGEQAVLCGGLSELVKAGFETLVEAGYQPELAYFECLHEVKLIVDLMVKGGLSSMRDSISNTAEYGDYVSGPRLITAETKAEMKRILGDIQDGTFAKNFVAECDAGKPEMNKIRERDRGHKIEEVGKGLRSMFSWLKAA, encoded by the coding sequence ATGGCTCAGCTTTTCTACGACTCCGACGCCGATCTCTCGCTGCTTAACGGCAAGACGGTTGCCATCGTCGGTTACGGCTCCCAGGGTCATGCCCATGCCTTGAACCTCAAGGACAGCGGCGTGAACGTGGTGGTCGGTCTTTATGACGGCAGCCGCTCTGCGGAGAAAGCCAAAGCCGACGGCTTGGAAGTGCTGAGCGTGGCCGATGCATCCGCCAAGGCCGACTGGATCATGGTGCTCCTGCCCGATGAATTCCAGAAGGACGTCTACGAGACGGAAATCGCTCCCCATCTGAGCGCTGGCAAGGTGCTGAGCTTCGCGCACGGCTTCAACATCCGCTTCGAGCTGATCAAGCCTCCCGCTGATGTGGACGTGGTGATGATCGCCCCCAAGGGCCCTGGCCACACCGTGCGCTGGGAATACCAAAACGGTCAGGGCGTCCCTGCCCTGTTCGCCATCGAGCAGGATGCCTCAGGCCATGCCCGTGGCCTGGCCATGGCCTATGCCAAGGGCATCGGCGGCACTCGCGCCGGCATTCTGGAAACCAACTTCAAGGAAGAGACCGAAACCGATCTCTTCGGTGAGCAGGCCGTGCTCTGCGGTGGTCTCTCCGAGCTGGTGAAGGCCGGTTTCGAGACGCTGGTGGAAGCGGGCTATCAGCCTGAGCTGGCCTATTTCGAGTGTCTGCATGAGGTGAAGCTGATCGTGGATCTGATGGTCAAAGGCGGCCTGAGCTCCATGCGCGATTCCATCTCCAACACCGCTGAATACGGCGACTACGTCAGTGGCCCCCGACTGATCACCGCCGAAACCAAGGCGGAGATGAAGCGGATTCTTGGCGACATCCAAGACGGCACCTTTGCCAAGAACTTCGTGGCCGAATGCGATGCTGGCAAGCCTGAAATGAACAAGATCCGTGAGCGCGACCGCGGTCACAAGATCGAAGAGGTGGGCAAGGGCCTGCGCTCGATGTTCAGCTGGCTGAAGGCCGCCTGA
- the cbiB gene encoding adenosylcobinamide-phosphate synthase CbiB, which produces MSVQASTLAAAGIVLAALLDRGIGDPAGWLHPVVVMGWGIKQMRLRAESWATDSPLKLSIAGVLITVTLVLTSGFCGWLLEQIVLRPLLLGESDGGHGWINSIASVCWVLGLASALAGKSLEDGVRVVLLALPADPSEEPLEARQRLSWIVGRDTTELNVNEILRATAETASENAVDGLFAPMFWMLVGAGFWSAGLINAPGPLALAWAFKAASTLDSMLGYRKGRLRWLGTAGARLDDCLTWIPCRLVMLTLPLVSQPIGRWASLVMAAEHEGQHDPSPNAGRSEAIYAHCAEVQLGGRNRYGARWVDKPLLGGSYQSPTKDNVEAILNLTRRLEVLWLLMAVGCNLWI; this is translated from the coding sequence ATGAGCGTGCAAGCGTCAACACTGGCGGCAGCAGGCATTGTTCTTGCGGCGTTGCTGGATCGCGGCATTGGCGATCCAGCCGGCTGGTTGCATCCCGTGGTGGTGATGGGGTGGGGCATCAAACAGATGCGTCTACGGGCCGAGAGTTGGGCGACGGACAGCCCTCTCAAGCTGTCGATCGCCGGTGTCTTGATCACCGTCACGCTGGTGCTGACCAGCGGGTTCTGTGGTTGGCTCTTGGAACAAATTGTGCTGAGACCACTGCTGCTGGGAGAGAGTGACGGCGGCCATGGCTGGATCAACAGCATCGCCAGCGTGTGCTGGGTTCTGGGACTGGCCAGTGCACTGGCCGGAAAAAGCCTGGAAGACGGAGTTCGCGTTGTGCTTTTAGCGCTTCCTGCCGACCCCAGTGAGGAGCCTCTCGAGGCCCGTCAACGCCTGAGCTGGATCGTGGGACGTGACACCACGGAGCTCAACGTGAATGAAATCCTGCGCGCCACAGCGGAAACGGCGAGTGAAAATGCCGTGGATGGTCTATTCGCCCCCATGTTCTGGATGCTCGTGGGGGCTGGCTTCTGGTCAGCAGGACTGATCAACGCGCCGGGGCCGCTCGCTCTGGCCTGGGCGTTCAAAGCAGCCAGCACGTTGGATTCCATGTTGGGGTATCGCAAGGGACGCCTGCGCTGGCTGGGCACCGCGGGTGCACGTCTGGACGATTGCCTCACATGGATCCCCTGCCGACTGGTGATGCTGACGCTGCCGCTGGTGAGTCAGCCCATCGGTCGGTGGGCCTCACTCGTCATGGCTGCAGAACACGAGGGGCAACATGACCCTTCTCCCAATGCAGGGCGCTCCGAAGCGATCTATGCCCACTGCGCAGAAGTGCAACTCGGAGGGCGAAACCGATACGGAGCGCGCTGGGTCGACAAACCATTGCTCGGTGGTAGCTACCAGAGCCCCACTAAAGACAATGTGGAAGCCATCCTCAATCTCACCAGGAGATTGGAAGTGCTTTGGCTGCTGATGGCCGTGGGATGCAATCTCTGGATCTAA
- a CDS encoding sugar transferase: protein MRRNSLPTSRSKLKRQASRRHLQLISAPPSSLPAVSLVRRQSRLGRSLKRAGDVLFSLAVLGIGSPLFLLLVGLVKLSSPGPVFYVQKRVGRGYRRFGCIKFRTMRPDADAVLAQVLERSPSLREEFERDFKLRDDPRITPIGRFLRRSSLDELPQFLNVLRGEMSVVGPRPIVAKEIERYGEYMDEVLSVRPGLTGLWQVSGRNNLSYPKRVRLDLAYARGRSVLLDLAIILRTFGVLLLPMDRGAY, encoded by the coding sequence TTGCGTCGCAATAGTCTTCCGACGTCTCGTAGCAAGCTGAAGCGTCAGGCATCCAGACGTCATCTTCAGTTGATCTCGGCGCCTCCTTCGAGTCTTCCGGCTGTTTCGCTGGTGCGCCGTCAAAGTCGCCTGGGTCGTTCCCTGAAGCGAGCCGGAGATGTGTTGTTCTCTTTGGCTGTTCTCGGGATTGGCTCCCCCCTTTTTCTTCTCCTCGTTGGTCTGGTCAAGCTCAGCTCTCCGGGTCCTGTTTTTTACGTGCAAAAGCGTGTCGGACGGGGTTACCGCCGCTTCGGTTGCATCAAGTTCCGCACCATGCGCCCTGATGCAGACGCTGTATTAGCCCAAGTGCTCGAGCGATCTCCCTCCCTGCGCGAGGAATTTGAGCGTGATTTCAAGCTGCGCGATGACCCACGAATAACCCCAATCGGTCGTTTCCTACGGCGCTCCAGCCTGGATGAGCTTCCTCAGTTTCTGAATGTTTTGCGCGGTGAGATGAGTGTGGTTGGCCCCCGCCCGATTGTTGCCAAAGAGATCGAGCGTTATGGCGAATATATGGATGAGGTGTTGTCAGTGCGACCGGGGTTGACCGGCTTGTGGCAGGTGAGTGGACGCAACAACCTCAGCTACCCAAAACGTGTTCGCTTGGATCTGGCCTATGCCCGTGGTCGTTCAGTTTTGCTCGACCTGGCCATCATCCTGCGCACGTTTGGCGTGTTGCTCCTCCCAATGGATCGAGGTGCTTACTGA